One Thermorudis peleae genomic window, TCCGTCCAACCACCTGCATCACCGGCAATTGCCCCGATCACCGACCCGATGACCAGCGCTCCCAAGACGGTCACGACACCTGCCGGGAGTGAAATCCGCGCACCGTAGAGGACCCGGCGGAAAATGTCACGCCCCAAGTCATCGGTCCCGAACCAATGTTCAGCATTTGGCGGGAGCAGCCGGGCACTGACATCGGTCTTGAGCGGATTGAACGGCACAATGAAGGTTACGGAGAGAGCGACCAGGATCCAGAATGCAAGAATGGCAAGGCCAATCATTGCACTGCGGTTACGGACCAGTGCGCGACAGAGCTGCCCAAGTGGCGTCTCACGAAACGGCCGCCGGGCCAACGACGTTGACGCAGCAGGCTGCACCGTTGTTGTCATCGTGCCCCTGCCCTATCCCACGCGAATACGTGGGTCAAGCACACCGTAGAGAATATCGGTGATCATGTTGACGACAACATAGACGACCGCGATTAAGAGCGTGACACCTAGCACGGCCGGGAGATCGAGGTTCGTCGCTGCTTGGACGGCATACCGCCCAATACCCGGCCACGCAAAAATCGTTTCAGTCAGGACTGCTCCAGCGAGCAGACTGCCAAAGGTCAAACCAACGACGGTAACCGTTGGAATCATGGCATTGCGCAATGCATGTCCGAGGACAACGCGTCGTTCACTCACGCCTTTGGCACGAGCTGTCCGAATGTAGTCGAGGCTGAGCACCTCGAGGAGCGAGGAACGGGTCATGCGCGCGATGATCCCCATTGCATAGCTGCCTAACACGATCCCGGGCAGGATCAAGTGGGCAAGGGCGTTAAAGAAGAGGTCGAGGCGCCCGGCAAGCAAGCTATCGATCGTATACAGCCCTGTACGGAATGGTGGGGCAGTGAGACGCGTATCGAGGCGTCCTGGGCCGGGCAGGATTCGCAATTGGGCGTAGAAGACCTGGAGCGCGATGAGCCCAAGCCAAAACACCGGCACCGACACACCGATGAGGGCGATGATACGCGCAAGATGATCGGCCAGCCGATCGCTCCAGACTGCCGAGATCACACCCAGTGCGATGCCAACCACAACGGCATAGAGCATCGCAGCCAGGGCGAGTTCGACGGTCGCCGGGAAAAAGAGGCGCAAGTCCGTGCCAACCGGCCGGCGCGTCGTATAGGACTCACCGAGGTCACCATGTAAGAGATTCCGGAGGTAGAGGAGATACTGCTCAGGCAACGGCCGGTCTAGTCCCCACCGGGTCCGGTACATTGCGACAATGTCCGGGTTGTTTGCGGCACGTTCCGGCAAGACCGCTGTCAAGGGGTCAGCGGGGATCAGGTGAGAGACCACAAAGGTAACCAGCGTCACCCCGATGAGCATCGGCACCGAGAGGAGCAGCCGTTTGACGATGAATTGCACGAGCATTCGTGCCGCAGCCCTCTCTAGCTGCTTTTCCGCACGAGTCCAAGCGGCACTTGCACCACTGGATCGAAAACGTAGCCCTGCACTGACTTGGCAACCGCCACTTGCGCCTTGGGCTGATAGAGGCAGATAAACGGTACATCCTGGTTAAGTAGTTGCTGGCCTTGAGCGTAGAGTTGGGCACGCTGCTTCGGGTCAGCCGTTTTGGCCGCCTGCTGGAAGAGCTGGGCAACTTGCGGGTTATTGTACGCAACCCGCTTAGCTGCAGCCTCACCCGGGACGCCGAAGGGAATCGCCCACCCGTGCGGATCGAGGAAGTCTGGCGTCCAGCCTGAGATCGTGCACTGGAGCTTCCCTGCACGATAATCGGCCAGTCGGACGTCGGGTGCACGAGGATCGAGCTTGACCTTGACGCCGATTTTGCTGAAGTCATCGGCTAGCTTGTTCGCAAGCGCCTCAGAGGAGACGCCACCGACTTCGGTACCACCGCTACTGAAGGTGAGTGTCAGCTCAAAGCCGTTGGCCAGCCCTGCCTGAGCAAGCAGTGCCTTGGCCTTATTCAGATCTTGTTTGTACTGATAGGGCATCGCTTCGTCTACGCCAAGAAGGCCAGCGGGGATCACCGACGGTGGACGCACGGCAGCACCGCGGAGCAGTTGGTTGATGATGCCGTCATAATCGATCGCATAGGCGAGTGCTTGCCGCACCCGTGGATCAGCAAGCTCTTTGCCGACTTCCTTGCTGGTATGCATCGCGAAATATTCGGTATCGAGCGTATCGCCGCGAATAATCTGCGCAGTGCCAGCCTTCTCCAGGCTCGCGATCATGTCAGGGTCGAGGTTATGGGCGGCATCAATGTCGCCGCTTTCGAGCTGCTGGCGCTGGGCCGTTGGATCCGTAACGTGGCGAATGATGATCTGATCGAACGCCGGCGGATCACCCCAGTAGTTCTGGTTGCGGACCATCACAATTTCGGTTTGCGGCGTCCACTTGGTCAGAATGTAAGGCCCGCTGCCGGCAGAGTTCTGGTCGAGCCAACTGGTCGCTGTGTCGCTCTTATCCGCACCTGGCTGGTCACTTCCGCCATGGGCTTTGACCACCTTACTATCAAGCACCGAGAAGTTTGGCGAAACCAGCATCGCAAGGAATGCGGCATTAGGCTCATTCAGCGTGATCTTGACCGTGTGATCATCAGGAGTATCGATCGACTTGATGATGTCAGCGAGCCACGACGGGTTGTCTTTCAGCACATGTAACCGTTGGAAGCTGAACGCAACATCGGCTGCAGTGAGCGAATTGCCGGAGGAGAATTTCACGCCATCTCGAAGCGTAAAGGTATAGGTGGTGACATCTTGAGCAATGTTGAATTCTTTGGCGAGTTCCGGATAGATCGTCTTAATATCCGGGGGCTTGATGTTGACCAGGCGCTGATAACATGCGCCAACCACGATGGGCGGAGTGAGCTCGTACTCGCGCGAGGGATCAAGATGGACGACGTCGGTGAGGCGCGCGATGACGAACGTGCCACCCCGTTTGCTCGCCGTACTGGCTGACTGACCAGCGGGCGTTGTCGCGGCAGGCTGCGAGGACGGCGTCGTTCCACCGGCTGACGAGGCCGGCGTCGACGCTGCATTCTTGCCTCCACCACACGCAGCGAGCAGGCCAGCCAGGCCAGCAACGCCAGCACCAAGCGCTGTGAGGCGCAGGAACTGCCGGCGAGACGCCGCCGCTTCCAACCACGATTGCTGCCCCTGCGTTCCCATTGTCTCCTCCTCAAGCGATACACCGCCGATTTCGCGCGTATCAAAGCACATGGCCACGAGAATGGCAAGAGAAATACGCCGCATTATGGCAACAGTGCGAGGTGCGCGCAGCAAGCGCTGCACGATGATGCTCCGCAACGTCGTCCAATTCTCCCATCTGCGTAAGACAGCCTGGTATCCTTAGGAAACGGGCAGCACTGCCCCTCCATGTGACCGCTTGGTCAGTCATTTTGCCCGCATGATTGTGGGCTCGAACCTTACCAACTGAGAGAGAGGTGATCTGTGTGATGGGAACGATTATCGTCGCATTCATCGTTGCTGTCCTTGCGGCGGCAGCCGCTGCTGTTGGCACGTACTACTACCTGCAGCATGCGTCTCGATCGCGCCTTCGCGCAACGGCAAGTGAAGTCCAGCGCCTCATTGAGGATGCCGAAGCCCGTCAGCGACAAATTCTGCTTGAGGCGAAAGACGCAGCGCTCAAGTTGCGTGAGGAGCTTGAGCATGAATACCAGCAGCGACGACGTGAAGTCGAGCGGCTCGAACACCGCTTGCAGGCCAAGGAAGAGCAGCTCGACCGTCGGATTGAAGCGCTGGAACGGCGTGAACGCAAGATCCAGGCACGCGAGAAGGAACTGGAAGAGCAGGAAGCACGCCTCACGCAACTTGAGCAAGCAAAGCTGCAAGAGCTGCAGCGCGTTGCCCAACTGACACTGGAAGAAGCACGCGAACTGGTTATCCAACAGGCCAGCGAGGAGGCGCGCGAAGCGATCAATCGCCAAGTGCGTGACATTGAACAAGAAATTAAGGAATCAGCGCGGCAGCGTGCGCAGATGATCCTCGCGACAACGATCCAGCGGATTGCGTCCGA contains:
- a CDS encoding ABC transporter permease, which encodes MLVQFIVKRLLLSVPMLIGVTLVTFVVSHLIPADPLTAVLPERAANNPDIVAMYRTRWGLDRPLPEQYLLYLRNLLHGDLGESYTTRRPVGTDLRLFFPATVELALAAMLYAVVVGIALGVISAVWSDRLADHLARIIALIGVSVPVFWLGLIALQVFYAQLRILPGPGRLDTRLTAPPFRTGLYTIDSLLAGRLDLFFNALAHLILPGIVLGSYAMGIIARMTRSSLLEVLSLDYIRTARAKGVSERRVVLGHALRNAMIPTVTVVGLTFGSLLAGAVLTETIFAWPGIGRYAVQAATNLDLPAVLGVTLLIAVVYVVVNMITDILYGVLDPRIRVG
- a CDS encoding ABC transporter substrate-binding protein, translated to MQRLLRAPRTVAIMRRISLAILVAMCFDTREIGGVSLEEETMGTQGQQSWLEAAASRRQFLRLTALGAGVAGLAGLLAACGGGKNAASTPASSAGGTTPSSQPAATTPAGQSASTASKRGGTFVIARLTDVVHLDPSREYELTPPIVVGACYQRLVNIKPPDIKTIYPELAKEFNIAQDVTTYTFTLRDGVKFSSGNSLTAADVAFSFQRLHVLKDNPSWLADIIKSIDTPDDHTVKITLNEPNAAFLAMLVSPNFSVLDSKVVKAHGGSDQPGADKSDTATSWLDQNSAGSGPYILTKWTPQTEIVMVRNQNYWGDPPAFDQIIIRHVTDPTAQRQQLESGDIDAAHNLDPDMIASLEKAGTAQIIRGDTLDTEYFAMHTSKEVGKELADPRVRQALAYAIDYDGIINQLLRGAAVRPPSVIPAGLLGVDEAMPYQYKQDLNKAKALLAQAGLANGFELTLTFSSGGTEVGGVSSEALANKLADDFSKIGVKVKLDPRAPDVRLADYRAGKLQCTISGWTPDFLDPHGWAIPFGVPGEAAAKRVAYNNPQVAQLFQQAAKTADPKQRAQLYAQGQQLLNQDVPFICLYQPKAQVAVAKSVQGYVFDPVVQVPLGLVRKSS